The following are encoded together in the Oncorhynchus masou masou isolate Uvic2021 chromosome 5, UVic_Omas_1.1, whole genome shotgun sequence genome:
- the LOC135526807 gene encoding major intrinsically disordered Notch2-binding receptor 1-like translates to MASLQQEYPLVLLGILEELAAMRPWLSFQDLCRMVSTRFDLQHLTELRSLLFSAACRDPCFPATLFRDRVNPKGLGTSPIGVAADIVTIFNLIQMTGGVPEEAQAAQPMKAQLGPNIDQSPGPSLQIFLPIADEVRFSNRDRVRTLSDSQTHSGPIDQSLLWPKSNYSFRKRASLPPDPLSLVSSSPPGRARAVSFDWRHNTPLFAGSGSIPGQAMQSIYLPLETDSESSKDSLSGDSAPRDPGSEPGSQPGSERHSCTKKRGIFKMDFHNQSHLVPEVTISTVTPRVGVGGRGRQEIFTNRSFEMLSNPYPSPTVGRPSPERQAKHESLDDLQDSTYFGPGGTIPEWSPLHPQPPRTRRPGWTDKSLSLDDRLVGLDGSEGSLQRRLALSPTTNPGEWLPLSKGREGTVSPRPEGEGWMACSTGTQTDTMPGTRHLRSLVHADHHLSFMTSMDNPDMLGEDDISTIFRFLDDMSMCGSTGYICPPDGGPSAAQDTPEARRGRLGQLQRLFHSLDGSDDGGLKASVCKLLLRMGQIEQSLESLSEVKAEISQVLSFLQRLDEKMQEQAVGGRRGGRWLGPPSGGESSLGALSHPLSPGSGGSSEPQPLSVSVYSFGSLDWNRWGKMEENRGVSETKVGKKGVLSRQASCKSGVDSKRPSIISILSARDWTVSFSKSKDDKDQPGKTGQTDQSNSSAQSHKLPPQKHSHLVEQVSNSSLFHQKGGDLTNPGLSSGLTSGLTSDLQLAEGRGAPVWTVEEREARMSPLDLQAQESLNPNNLEFWMEDIYTPGYSTLLRRKEANQRRAKACKLGALIFTSITIILVIVIPIATMSS, encoded by the exons ATGGCCAGTCTGCAGCAGGAGTACCCCCTGGTCCTGCTGGGGATTCTGGAGGAGCTGGCTGCTATGCGCCCCTGGCTTTCCTTTCAGGACCTGTGTAGAATGGTCAGCACCCGCTTCGACCTGCAGCACCTCACAGAGCTTAGGAGCCTGCTGTTCTCCGCAGCCTGCCGCGATCCCTGTTTCCCCGCCACCCTCTTCAGAGACAGGGTCAACCCTAAGGGACTGGGGACATCCCCGATTGGCGTGGCAGCTGACATCGTCACAATATTCAACCTCATTCAAATGACGGGTGGGGTTCCTGAAGAGGCTCAGGCGGCCCAGCCAATGAAAGCTCAGCTCGGCCCCAATATCGACCAATCCCCGGGGCCCTCTTTGCAAATTTTTTTGCCCATCGCTGACGAGGTGAGATTCTCCAACCGCGATAGGGTGCGCACACTGTCGGACTCTCAGACCCACTCAGGCCCTATCGACCAGAGCTTGCTCTGGCCCAAATCAAATTACTCGTTCCGCAAGCGTGCCAGTCTCCCTCCtgatcccctctctctggtctcgtcATCTCCTCCAGGCCGTGCCAGGGCTGTGTCTTTTGACTGGCGCCACAACACCCCGCTGTTTGCTGGCAGTGGAAGCATCCCAGGCCAGGCCATGCAGAGCATCTACCTCCCCCTGGAGACAGACAGCGAGTCCTCAAAGGATTCCCTGAGTGGAGACTCAGCACCCAGGGATCCCGGATCAGAGCCGGGATCACAGCCGGGATCGGAGCGACATTCCTGCACGAAGAAGAGAGGTATTTTCAAGATGGACTTCCACAACCAGTCGCACCTCGTTCCTGAGGTGACCATTAGTACCGTGACTCCGAGAGTAGgagtaggaggaagagggaggcagGAAATTTTCACCAATCGCAGCTTCGAGATGCTCTCCAACCCGTATCCTTCACCCACGGTCGGTCGGCCTTCGCCGGAGCGCCAGGCCAAGCATGAAAGCCTGGATGACCTCCAGGACTCCACATACTTTGGCCCAGGGGGTACTATTCCTGAATggtcccccctccacccccaaccCCCCAGGACCCGTAGGCCAGGATGGACGGACAAGAGCCTCAGTCTGGATGACAGGTTGGTGGGCTTGGATGGCTCCGAGGGCTCCCTTCAGAGGAGACTTGCTCTCAGCCCCACCACAAACCCTGGTGAGTGGTTGCCCCTTTCAAAGGGACGGGAGGGGACCGTCAGTCCCAGACCTGAAGGAGAAGGGTGGATGGCCTGCAGTACGggcacccagacagacaccatgcCGGGCACGCGGCACCTGCGGAGCCTGGTGCACGCCGACCACCACCTGTCCTTCATGACCTCGATGGACAACCCCGACATGCTAGGCGAGGACGACATCAGCACCATCTTCCGCTTCTTGGATGACATGAGCATGTGCGGCTCCACAGGGTACATCTGCCCACCCGACGGGGGGCCTTCGGCAGCCCAGGACACCCCGGAGGCGCGGCGCGGCCGCCTGGGCCAGCTCCAGAGGCTCTTCCATTCGCTGGACGGCAGTGACGATGGCGGGCTCAAGGCAAGCGTGTGTAAACTCCTCCTGAGAATGGGCCAGATCGAACAGAGCCTGGAGTCCCTGTCCGAGGTCAAGGCCGAGATCTCCCAGGTGCTCTCCTTCCTCCAGCGGCTGGACGAGAAGATGCAGGAGCAGGCCGTGGGAGGTAGGCGGGGAGGTAGGTGGCTGGGACCCCCCAGCGGCGGTGAGTCTTCACTGGGTGCGCTAAGCCATCCGCTCAGCCCTGGGTCTGGTGGTTCCTCTGAGCCCCAGcccctgtctgtatctgtgtatTCGTTTGGTAGCCTGGACTGGAACCGGTGGGGGAagatggaggagaacagaggtGTGAGCGAAACCAAAGTGGGGAAGAAGGGGGTGCTCTCTCGGCAGGCCTCTTGCAAGAGTGGCGTGGACTCCAAGCGGCCAAGCATCATCTCCATCTTGTCTGCACGGGATTGGACGGTGTCTTTCTCGAAAAGTAAAGATGACAAGGACCAGCCCGGGAAAACAGGACAG ACGGACCAATCAAACAGCTCTGCCCAGAGTCACAAACTCCCTCCTCAAAAACACTCCCACTTGGTGGAGCAGGTGTCCAACTCTTCTCTCTTCCATCAGAAGGGTGGCGATTTGACCAATCCAGGGTTGTCCTCTGGGTTGACCTCTggtttgacctctgacctccaatTGGCTGAGGGGAGAGGAGCCCCGGTCTGGAccgtggaggagagagaggccagaaTGTCCCCTCTGGACCtacag GCCCAGGAGTCTCTAAACCCTAATAACCTGGAGTTTTGGATGGAGGACATCTACACACCAGGTTACAGCACACTGCTGAGGCGCAAAGAGGCCAACCAGCGCAGAGCCAAAGCCTGCAAGCTGGGGGCGCTCATCTTCACTTCCATCACCATCATCCTCGTCATCGTCATCCCTATCGCCACCATGAGCTCCTGA
- the LOC135539626 gene encoding rac GTPase-activating protein 1-like, protein MESTVLNLHNQFQSLLAHSEILIEGIEPQFIQMALNFEDCRQKWLQCDEKLVACKEVLTKTETERGALEVKLKHARNQVDVEIRRRQRAESDYEKLERQIQLIRDLLVADGSSSSLHLSEEQRSALAFLNAHSQAAQAAKNNTSLNTSRRLTTIDESASLLSDISYDKTDDSLDSSVMRTVRLRKLQKRRSPRNLAEPPQQVVKKPRSSGRTSERINDSIVTKTTITVPVNGGPVEAVSTIKTVPGYWIRSRTDPQGWDSTTTIDQSETASEAPSVTPCSEAPLPLKTPRAKGGVRKHEFLAKTVIKSEFCVPCGRKTKFGKLCLRCQDCRIVAHTECRDRCPLPCNPVSTGSTPVRTREPSTLADYAPSSSPMIPALVVHCVKEIEHRGLNETGLYRVSGEGRTVKELKERFLRGRTVPALAKVDDIHCVTGLLKDFLRNLPEPLLTFRLNRAFMVAAEIQDYDKSLALIYQTISELPQPNRDTLAYLAIHLQRVAQCVLDTKMDVTNLARVFGPTLVGHAVPEPDPMTILQDTNRQPRVMELLLDLPHEYWSQYTVEQQAHVDNMVKGNANCYNTPDHKVSMLGPVTTPEHQMTKTPSSSSLSQRMKKTLSNTTIFGSKSKASASSSRQGGFFASPQLK, encoded by the exons ATGGAATCGACCGTGTTGAACCTGCACAACCAGTTTCAGAGTCTGCTTGCTCACTCCGAGATTCTCATTGAGGGCATCGAACCAC AGTTCATCCAGATGGCTCTGAACTTCGAGGACTGCAGGCAGAAGTGGCTCCAGTGTGATGAGAAGCTTGTGGCATGCAAGGAGGTGCTGACCAAAACGGAGACTGAGAGGGGGGCTCTGGAGGTCAAGCTGAAGCACGCGCGCAACCAGGTGGACGTGGAGATCAGACGGCGCCAGCGGGCGGAGTCTGACTATGAGAAACTG gAGCGTCAGATCCAGCTGATCCGGGATCTGTTGGTGGCGGATGGTTCCAGCAGCAGCCTCCACCTGAGCGAGGAGCAGCGCTCGGCCCTGGCCTTCCTAAACGCCCATTCCCAGGCCGCACAGGCCGCCAAGAACAACACCAGCCTTAACACCAGCCGCAG GTTAACCACCATAGATGAATCTGCTTCCTTGTTGTCTGACATTAGCTATGACAAAACGGATGATTCTCTG GACTCCTCTGTGATGAGGACGGTGCGACTGAGGAAGCTCCAGAAAAGG CGCTCTCCCAGAAACCTTGCCGAGCCAccccagcaggtggtgaagaaaCCCCGGTCCAGTGGCCGAACATCGGAGAGG ATTAATGACTCCATAGTGACCAAAACCACCATCACAGTGCCCGTCAACGGAGGTCCTGTGGAGGCCGTGTCCACCATCAAGACAGTGCCTGGCTACTGGATACGCAGCAGGACTG ATCCTCAGGGCTGGGACAGTACCACTACTATTGACCAATCAGAGACAGCTAGCGAGGCACCCAGCGTCACCCCATGCAGTGAGGCTCCACTCCCACTCAAAACACCCAGAGCCAAAGGCGGGGTCCGAAAGCATGAGTTCCTCGCCAAAACG GTTATCAAGTCAGAGTTCTGCGTGCCCTGCGGAAGGAAGACCAAGTTTGGAAAGCTCTGCCTGAGGTGCCAGGACTGCAGGATTGTGGCTCACACCGAGTGCCGTGATCGCTGCCCCCTGCCGTGCAACCCTGTCTCCACAGGCAGCACACCCGTCAGGACCAGAGAG CCAAGCACCCTTGCAGACTacgctccctcctcctctcccatgatTCCAGCCCTAGTGGTCCACTGTGTCAAAGAGATCGAACACAGGGGTTTAAATGAG ACGGGTCTGTACCGTGTGTCAGGCGAGGGGCGCACAGTGAAGGAGCTGAAGGAGAGGTTCCTGCGGGGGAGGACTGTGCCGGCCCTGGCCAAGGTGGATGACATCCACTGTGTCACGGGCCTCCTCAAGGACTTCCTGAGGAACCTCCCCGAGCCCCTCCTCACCTTCCGCCTCAACCGCGCCTTCATGGTGGCTGCAG AAATTCAGGACTATGACAAAAGCCTGGCGCTGATCTACCAGACCATCAGTGAGCTGCCCCAACCCAACAGAGACACTCTGGCCTATCTAGCCATCCATCTGCAGAG GGTGGCCCAGTGTGTACTAGATACCAAGATGGACGTCACCAACTTGGCCAGAGTGTTCGGGCCCACCCTGGTAGGCCATGCCGTCCCAGAACCAGACCCCATGACCATCCTGCAGGATACCAACAGACAACCAAGG GTGATGGAGCTCTTGTTGGACCTTCCTCATGAGTACTGGAGCCAGTACACAGTAGAGCAGCAGGCCCACGTAGACAACATGGTCAAGGGCAATGCTAACTGTTACAACACTCCTGACCACAAAG TGAGCATGCTGGGGCCAGTGACCACTCCAGAACACCAGATGACCAAAACTCCCTCCTCCAGCTCCCTGTCCCAGCGAATGAAGAAGACCCTGTCAAACACCACCAT ATTTGGAAGCAAGAGCAAGGCATCTGCTAGCTCAAGTCGCCAAGGAGGCTTTTTTGCCTCCCCTCAGCTGAAGTAG